The region TGCCTCCTTCCgtctctctgcttcctccagctTTAACTTCTAATGGTCCCCCTCTTTCTGCAGCAGCGATTACCGATTACAGTGTGTGATAAGCTTCCCATCTCTTGAAACTATTTGGGATTGCTCAGATTATCATGCCTCACACCCTTGGGAGTCAGCTTTGGAAAGCTTGATTTTAGTCTCTTAAGGAAGAAGATTTTGCATTCTGGCAGATTTTGACTAATTAGCATCTAACACCGGGTGGTATTTTAGCTTTGAGCTCACTTTTAGGACtgtctgcacacacatgcaagtgCAACCACAGAGGTATATCTGAAACAACTGAGGTAGCTTATTAAAAACACTGCAAGATACGtattatttatacagtataatttaATGACATTACAAGATAATATTGTCTTCTTGTTATTCGAAATCATCAGAATATAAATTAAAGAAATGCAGCTTGGTAATAGTCATACATTTAACTTAACAATTGAACAGcctaaaaatgtaaacataccAGTTTCTTTACTTGCAGACTATAATATAACATCGTTCACAAGTGCCCTTTGATTGCAGCATCACCTAATGatacattaaataacaaatggGACAGTATACCTAATaattacaagctgctcattctcAAGGTACAGAGGCACGTAGGCCGAGGTGGAGCCCTGTTTGGGGTGGTGCTGTGGACCATGGCCAGTAGAGTCTGGGCGTCAAACAAGATAAAGGCAGAGTTTGGACTTGAGGAAAGCACCAGCAGACTGATCTGTGGTGCTGGGCAAGGGTGGGATGGTATGGGGAGCCCAGAGTGGAAATGGGGATCTGTCCCGCCACCTTGCGAACCCTTCGCCGTGCCCTCCGGCAGTGGTAGTCCCCTTTAGAAAAGTCCTGGTAGTTTGACGGGTGAATCGCCCAGAAGTGGCCTTTACCATTGTCACTTCGGCCCGCTTTGATGAAGCAATCATTCAGGGACAAGTTGTGGCGTACGCTGTTCCTCCAGTTTTTATCCTGTAGCAGCAAGTGAAGAAAAGAAGACGTTTATATCCTGAAAACTAAGTAAGAGCTAAAAATTAGCAAAGGTGGCTGTTAGGTATCACTGATCCTCTTCAGGATGTCACCTTGTCCTGTTGTTGGCAGGGTGTGCGATAGCGTGTCAAGACTTGATATGATCACAGTAAGACACAACACCCTCAGTTACCTTTTTTAGCTCGTCAAACAAGTGACGATTAGGCCAGGTTCAATCTGTTGTTGCACCTGGTAGAGGCAGAGGCAGTTTGCAACCTAGCAACAGGATTACTTTATTTGTGAATTTGCCAACAAGAAGATCATCAAGTGTCCCTGTGAGTACCTAATTGCCTGACCACTCAGACAGATTACATGTGCCAAGTAGGTCACTTAATTTGTGAAAATGGTGACCACATAATGTTTCAGTGAATGAACAGAACATGCCAGTCTTTCGGTACATGGGCTTCTCATTTACTATCCCATGTTCGCCTCATCGGTCGCTGTGAGGAGTTCACAAAGTTACtctgcaaaacattttcaaaatagtCTCGCAGACCGACATAGTGTCTATTTACTATACGTATTTGTTTCTGTCTCACGGTCTGACATACATTTCTTGGTACCTGCAACCTTTGCTTTCTCGTTGTGCTATATCCTGTATTTCAGCCTGTGTCTTCCAAGCGCGTGGAAAAACACGAGGAAACTGACATGTGCGTACCTTACTCTTGAAGTATGGGTAGTGGTCCATGATCCATTGGTAGATGTCACAGAGcagcagcttcttctgctctgaTGCCAGGATAGCCTTGGAGATGAGCGCGATGTACGACTGGTTGGGTTTGTCCGCCGACTTCTCTGGACTGCTGATTGTAAATATGGTGGTGGtcacttcctcctcccccttctcctgTTGCACTTCATCCCCCTCCTTTTCTTTGACTTTCGTCTCTTCGGTCTTTACCTCTGACCTCTGTATCCACGTCTCTTGTTTCTCAGAGTGAATCCCCACCTCTTTGGGTTTAGGATTCTGATGATTTTGCATGTTGTTGGTTGTCTGCTCTGCTTCACGACTTCCTGTCGCTTCTTCTTTAAAACCTTTGACTCCTTTATTGAACAGAAGGTAGTCAATAGTAAAGCTCAGTCCAAGCCTTTCTCTCCCACTGTTGCAGCTGCTTCTGTCCTCCATTGTCATCTCTGAATTAAGATATCTCAGACTCATTGCAGAGGTTTTATTAGTTCCAGACCGGGTGTTGAAAAATTAACAGTTGATGAATGACTTATCTTGAAGAGTCTTCTCAAAATTTTGTGTCTGAATTTCACAGCATGGCTGTTTTCCTTTTAAAGTGCAAGGCCCTTTGTAAACTGAACGCCTCAGTGCCCCTCGCGTCTTCCGTCGAAGTCGTGCTGTTGACAAGATCACAGATAAAGATGAGCCTCTCAACTGTTGTTAACCTTGATGCGCTCACGAGCGACACAGTCTCGACCCGCAGAAATGACGTCAGTGGTTAAGACTAAATACGGATACCTTGTTTAGCAACAATTACTAATTTAATTTCTTCACCTCTCTGATAAAcctgacagtaaaaaaaaattctcagtaTCCAGCAACGTTTTGCTCATGAATCAAAATAGTTGTGCTCCGGGGTTGTGAAGGTGACTGTATTTATATGACTGTGAATTTATCCCTCACAGAAAGGGGCAAAGAAGGCACAGGGGAGGTCTAGGTAGGGGGTCTCAATTGAGGcggattatttttattaacccAAGCAAATCTTTGTAATTACGGGAGATTAAACACTCAAGATTTAGTAAGACATGTCGTGTAGCGGATGATGTTGAAGAATCAAAGGCCTTTCAGATAGCAGTGTTATCCTGTTAACATTGTTTTCTCCATGTGGATGCTGCGTGAAGAAGTGGTTCAATTACCTAAGAGCAGTAATTAAATGAGTCATGTTCGGTGTTTTGGAGACAAAATACATTCAGCTGAGTCTCCCTTCTTGGAAAGAGAATGAATGTACTGTACAAACACTGATGGTCACAAGAAGGACAGCAAAGCATTAGACTGAAAATATAATTAGGTCATTTGCTGGTTGTTGATATGACCTGTTTTAATTTGTGTCCACTGATTTTTAAACTCCTAGCTGCTTTATGCAATGAAAAGTTTTGTGTCAATTGCCACAGGAATGAATTTTTATAGCACATAGTCTACTGATAAGATTCATATGATTGTGACAGGGTTCAACAATTATATCATGAGAGATGAGGTAtatgagttttgttttttttatgagatgtgttctttttaatttcagtgAACAGTTATGTAAAGATATGTATTGTGTTATTGAATGAAGTTTCACTAATGGTGTACATGACTTTACTATTGACCAGGCCTGTTTGATTTAACTTAACTTCCAAATTATTTAgtactttatttgtttttatattaattaatgttttttcccTGTGGTTTAGATTAAAATAcactaaatttttaaattatatagaTTGCTCAAATATCAGATTTATGTTAATTATACCATAACTATTAACAAAAATTGtgcattttatatttagagTTTATAGAAACAATATTTGCATTTAAGTTAATTTAAGTTAAATGAGATCTTAACAATAAAGACATGTTCTCCAAACCACTCAGTCCATCTTACAACCTTGTGCTATTCATCCATGTGAATCCATGCATGCCCAAAACACATCTATTGTATAAAATTTCTGCCAAAGGTCATATAACACAGTTTGCCCGCGTTGTATTGCAATCATTCTGTATCTCCTGGTATTTTAGTGAATTTGAGTAACACTTTCCAAGTATCACTCACAAATTTAATGAACCATTCAGAAAATTATTGTAATCCATTATTTCCATGTTTCATGACTTTTAATCTCTGGGatctaaaacattttacatACAGACTTACATACATTCACAAAAccacagtaaaataattttatatcatCAGGCTCACCAATGTATGTGCTTTGATGTGCTTTGtggtttgttctgtttgtttcagcCAAAGAATATACACGGCAAtcatagactgcaacatcccgcgacaaccctgaattcaaaattaccctgacctacttgcacagATCAAATATCAGaggtagtgctctgacctactgccattgatcaaagcactagctttgacctatggtcttacactcactagccttctccctcgtctttctatcttatctgcttcctgaatgtacaaaagtttaaatttgaccttgacctatttttctcaaggtcaaggtcaccatctcatttttatccccatTGCCatccaagtaatgtgctttttgtttcatctttctgtctgtaacagttacaaagatatttggtggatggacggacggacgaacggaagaacacacaaacactgacaatgacaatacatcaccgctttgaagcgggatgtaactacCTCTACACACTGTATGCGCACATCTATCTctctatatacatatatacatatatatacatatatatacgtatatatgtgtgtgtatgtgtatgtgtgtgtctatatatatatatatatatatatatatatatatatatatatatatatatatatatatagacacacacacacacacacacacatacaaacactgtGGATAACAAAAACTTTTTCCAGTATATATACTGGGGggggaataaaacaaacaaatatatatatatatatatatatatatatatatatatatatatatatatatattactatatatatatatatatatatatatatatatatatatatatgtattgtCATTGCCTACAACATTTTAAACACAGATGTTTGttcaatgaatgaaatgaaactgcAATCAATTAAAAATGCCCAGATGGATCACCACAGCGATCAAATTAATACTAAGCATACTTATTTTACTAAAAGTGTCCCATTAAATGAGACTTGTCTTTTGAATAGGTAAGACTGTTCTGTTCTTGCTGTATACGTGTGTTTTGTCAGTTCCCcgttttaattaaattatgaaCATACAGTACCTTAGACAAAGCATTAAATGTACATCTCACGACTGGGTGAACAACATGAAACGGATTATTTCCCCCGGACTGGATTGCACAGCCCATGCGACCGAGACAGATTCACATCCCGTGCTTTACATCCACGTTgaatttaaatagtttttagTGCGCGCGTTCACAAAACCTCCACACTATAAAACCGAATCGTCAAGGGTATCAAAATGCTTTCACACGTGAAATTATTTATCAATAGCGAGGCCTATTTTGAGAATCAGACCTGTCtcttagttttttaaaaaagttgcacTGTGACTTTAAATATCGTGTTCCCGCCCCTTTGATATGTTGTGTTTATTGCGCTGGTTAATATAGTGTTTTGATTGGTCCAAGAGGCACGTCAATCAAAACAGGCTAGGCGTTTCATTGGTGACAGAGTATTCGTCCTCCCCGACTCTCGCGGTACTGCTGTACGAAGATGGCGGCCGAACTGGTGGAAGCGATGGCAAGTAGAGCTTGGCTTGCTTTGGTTTGGTGGGAGACGGGCCTGGGTGCTGTATTTGAAATTGAATACAGTCGTGAGGGACATGTGGGCTTTGTGTGAATATAGCAAAGGGTTTACATTCGTACATATGTGGTACATTAAATTCACTACGAGACGAATTGTCTCATGCGGCTAATGAAGCTTAGCCCGCTAGGCAGTGTTAACTAAGCAAGTGCGATTGTTAAGCTAGCATCACGTTGGCTCAAAGGGAAGATACAGAAAA is a window of Antennarius striatus isolate MH-2024 chromosome 7, ASM4005453v1, whole genome shotgun sequence DNA encoding:
- the foxq2 gene encoding forkhead box Q2, with translation MSLRYLNSEMTMEDRSSCNSGRERLGLSFTIDYLLFNKGVKGFKEEATGSREAEQTTNNMQNHQNPKPKEVGIHSEKQETWIQRSEVKTEETKVKEKEGDEVQQEKGEEEVTTTIFTISSPEKSADKPNQSYIALISKAILASEQKKLLLCDIYQWIMDHYPYFKSKDKNWRNSVRHNLSLNDCFIKAGRSDNGKGHFWAIHPSNYQDFSKGDYHCRRARRRVRKVAGQIPISTLGSPYHPTLAQHHRSVCWCFPQVQTLPLSCLTPRLYWPWSTAPPQTGLHLGLRASVP